The following coding sequences lie in one Arachis ipaensis cultivar K30076 chromosome B05, Araip1.1, whole genome shotgun sequence genomic window:
- the LOC110271816 gene encoding uncharacterized protein LOC110271816, translating to MLLNIDTKSVGADKYFETFRVRRVCDDAAIIAMFELPNYNADDEHTKDGYLEKIPSSDHGYIVGKKDPCEVLDEGITSDGNCSNIKTNCRPLIDFLGEKGAEIPRLDDISSEVDIIKEKGKIVDDSVLVDRKCSLEIEVLLNSPPRKTTDVLSAVLDGSHVHVIKKETVYNPPRGGKVKRNLKKAFDDVADEELGPTSKVLKNCDL from the exons ATGCTTCTTAATATAGATACCAAGAGTGTTGGTGCAGACAAATATTTCGAAACTTTCCGTGTAAGAAGAGTTTGCGATGATGCTGCTATTATTGCCATGTTTGAGTTGCCTAACTATAATGCGGATGATGAGCATACGAAG GATGGTTATTTGGAAAAGATCCCTTCAAGTGACCATGGATATATTGTTGGCAAGAAGGATCCGTGTGAGGTGCTGGATGAGGGTATCACTTCTGATGGGAATTGTTCCAATATAAAGACAAACTGCAGGCCTTTGATTGATTTTCTTGGTGAAAAGGGTGCTGAAATTCCTAGATTGGATGATATAAGTAGTGAAGTTGATATTATAAAAGAGAAAGGGAAAATTGTTGATGATAGTGTACTTGTTGATAGGAAGTGCAGCCTCGAAATTGAGGTCCTCTTGAATTCTCCTCCCAGGAAAACTACG GATGTACTTTCTGCTGTTCTTGATGGATCCCATGTTCACGTGATCAAGAAAGAGACTGTTTACAATCCTCCTAGGGGTGGAAAGGTTAAGAGAAATCTGAAGAAAGCTTTTGATGATGTTGCTGATGAGGAGCTTGGCCCAACTTCCAAGGTTCTCAAGAACTGTGATCTTTGA